One Plasmodium cynomolgi strain B DNA, chromosome 12, whole genome shotgun sequence genomic region harbors:
- a CDS encoding vesicle-associated membrane protein (putative), giving the protein MKLLKVSPEKNIEFPLVHFQAVTQVVKLENISDRKVAFKIKTTAPNNYLVRPSFGLINVKETIDIQIILQPLSDKDNISNDKFQVQCLNVDDDTTVDKQFWLTVNKNEIQDHKLVVVLNDESSSKGPHSYLPPNNNPLSEINNKSHNLNYGENNLNADDANMAEGIKGGLPGMQRKYHELLNYCVFVDKQKAALEKENESLKNQLKAYNSNCNKLFVDNKLIPIIIVMLAVVTKYMGYW; this is encoded by the exons ATGAAACTGCTAAAAGTGAGCCCcgaaaaaaacatagaaTTCCCCCTGGTGCATTTCCAAGCAGTGACGCAAGTGGTCAAACTAGAAAACATAAGCGACAGGAAGGTggcatttaaaattaaaaccaCGGCGCCAAATAATTATCTGGTTCGACCATCGTTTGGCCTAATTAACGTGAAAGAAACGATCGATATCCAAATCATATTGCAACCCTTATCCGATAAGGACAATATCTCTAATGACAAATTTCAAGTGCAGTGTCTAAATGTGGATGATGATACCACTGTCGATAAGCAGTTCTGGCTTactgttaataaaaatgaaatacaaGACCATAAATTGGTCGTTGTGCTGAACGACGAGAGTTCCAGCAAAGGACCGCACTCCTACCTTCCCCCAAACAATAACCCCCTCTCGGAAATTAATAACAAGAGTCACAATTTAAATTacggggaaaataatttaaatgcgGACGATGCCAATATGGCGGAAG GCATAAAAGGTGGCCTGCCAGGTATGCAGAGGAAGTATCACGAACTCCTAAACTACTGCGTTTTTGTGGATAAACAAAAAGCAGCActggagaaggaaaacgaaagTTTGAAAAATCAACTCAAGGCATATAACAGCAACTGTAACAAGCTTTTCGTCGACAATAAACTCATACCGATAATTATTGTTATGTTGGCCGTCGTCACCAAGTATATGGGATATTGGTAA
- a CDS encoding leucine carboxyl methyltransferase (putative) — protein sequence MDFHELLREKANIINHVDELRGFLKGVDQGDVASKPNVGADLINCANYKMLAFDLNNSSLLEKHLTSYGFDFSIPTLFICECVLIYLEITSSDSLIKTLAGLMRSTSCMLVYEQVNPNTAFGKVMISNFSQRGIELKSIFKYDNLEKQLCRFKSLGWSHVYISDMNEIYDYHLSRDEKKKLKKLKCLMSLKNGGYYRTITSSSLRLILPKIWARMLCMFF from the exons ATGGATTTCCATGAACTGCTGAGGGAAAAGGCGAACATAATAAACCACGTCGATGAGTTAAGGGGCTTTTTAAAGGGAGTTGATCAGGGCGACGTGGCAAGCAAACCTAACGTGGGCGCAGATCTCATAAACTGTGCAAACTACAAAATGCTCGCGTTCGACCTGAACAACTCGAGTCTCCTGGAGAAGCACTTAACGAGTTACGGGTTCGACTTTTCGATCCCTACTCTGTTCATTTGTGAGTgcgttttaatttatttggaGATAACTAGCAGCGACAGTTTAATAAAAACGTTGGCTGGCCTTATGAGAAGCACCTCGTGCATGTTGGTGTATGAACAG GTCAACCCAAACACCGCCTTCGGAAAGGTAATGATAAGCAATTTTAGCCAAAGAGGTATAGAACTGAAAAGTATCTTCAAATACgacaatttggaaaaacaGCTTTGCAGATTTAAATCCCTGGGATGGAGTCATGTCTACATAAGTGACATGAACGAGATTTATGATTATCACTTAAGtagggatgaaaaaaaaaaattgaaaaaattgaaatgttTGATGAGTTTGAAGAATGGAGGTTATTACAGAACCATTACTTCATCCTCGTTGCGTTTAATCCTTCCGAAAATTTGGGCACGAATGCtctgtatgtttttttaa
- a CDS encoding hypothetical protein (putative) — protein MFIFESAQHYFNFFRNFNGCYTDNKLLKYFFKKSYNSWFNDPSQYNYYFISYYAVAISFSVMMRNLLFNPDVHFRRQDKRRNIVDRTQHHAYSVPYYNHWLRNFSQSFKCSLIDNEPDYQDEDPLNIRPKRVQFYGRFPFFFEVPKYGVDDPYYEKNSHKYMQKYYESIGYVKPSEPQEG, from the coding sequence ATGTTTATATTCGAAAGCGCGCAACACTACTTTAACTTCTTCCGGAACTTTAATGGGTGCTACACAGATAACAAGCTgctgaaatatttttttaaaaaaagttacaacaGTTGGTTTAATGACCCGAGTCAGTACAACTACTACTTTATTTCGTACTATGCAGTGGCAATTTCATTCTCCGTTATGATGAGGAATTTGTTATTCAACCCGGACGTTCATTTTAGGAGACAGGACAAGAGAAGAAACATCGTTGATCGGACCCAGCACCATGCGTATTCAGTCCCCTACTACAATCACTGGTTAAGAAATTTTAGCCAATCGTTTAAGTGCTCCCTGATAGACAACGAACCGGATTACCAGGATGAGGACCCTTTGAATATTCGTCCTAAGCGGGTTCAATTTTACGGAAGGTTCCCATTCTTCTTTGAGGTCCCAAAGTATGGCGTCGATGACCCCTATTACGAAAAGAACTCGCATAAGTACATGCAGAAGTACTACGAGAGCATTGGGTATGTGAAGCCGAGCGAGCCGCAGGAGGGTTAA
- a CDS encoding histone (putative), whose product MNVKNVKDDEVDTFWKNQLAEISNMSVEDLRTHNLPISRIKKIMKEDDEIKSNQMVSADTPVLLAKACELFIMELTNYAWKFTEESKRRTLQRQDVISAACKRDIFDFLIDLIPIEERIKFINLNVKGNSKRNNNGSSSSGNGSGDGSQGGGNHGGGNLGSGNHGSDNYGNGNYGNDNYGNDNHGGDNHGNDNHRVDFDTVKQYYNLYSSACNDKGSVSMQALNAELAEMAELAEKELNAANAVTAANLATENGMGANGMGANGMGANRIAANGIAANGITANGTIANMANLRDVAQEFEANLNALYKSNDPDNASTPPPNHAANIANNLFLSFNQNSHLTEEHSSSNSNHGGCMHNTKGSDETHRNSLNSSGNQYTQVSGITKYNSRGSCSSNNQGSTSEHFGNNSINANHVNFKYYSSLNDNMARQSKQEYINNILNESSNLYHEMHQNIPISRTVNIPSTLQNKDLNSGNIPSYQKLQELKNKFGYSMQTGNIPNVSNVSNISNVSNLSILSNVSNLSNLSNVSNVSNDNGYIGDNEYMGNIHLNPNLHLTSLSSSYNAMPSTHHAMAQYNMVNNDDMRKPKVGAHKQVLQVQNTRDVNTRDVNMWDVQPQDAHPNGVSANYQRHQSGKSDDKSSDDMNPQQSYVYNYHHPGCNKMGLNVVSSHILNGNLMNNMQNVCLNDSIVPRNNTPLNPEPSCSSSLEHRNAQNGELPKMMATQMITNSQINTFDKNRNSKKNNRSKQGNILLNDCNSLPANRTNDMMSLNSIPTKSNIEINKDMINNYFKLNNNGITATSTTTSTAATTAATNISAIQNRKGHGNHSAHKGNSSLVGDNRISDGLLHEGLLTEGLLSDGLLSEGLLSEGMLNDGALNDGTLNDGMLNDGMLNDGMLNDGLLNDGMLNEELLNEGVRNEDLMSEDLLNEDMINDGHINSGRLKNSMLNSAHRMADQFSGQLNIQPNSNMSAPMNKQINARMAENGLNEILNNSENTVAKNTAINMINQNIDNSVSHNHLSNIVPNMKPTAQQNVKLNVHSKMYVNPNAQGVSSYQPTHQYSAQEKNYACNYNPQQYHSNKVKEKTHSFL is encoded by the exons ATGAATGTAAAAAACGTCAAAGATGATGAGGTTGAcaccttttggaaaaaccAGCTAGCCGAAATTTCAAATATGAGTGTAGAAGATTTAAGAACCCATAATTTACCCATTTctagaattaaaaaaattatgaaggaagatgatgaaataaaaagtaatcaGATGGTGTCAGCAGATACCCCTGTCCTATTGGCTAAAGCTTGCGAGCTGTTCATTATGGAGTTAACTAATTATGCGTGGAAGTTCACAGAAGAAAGTAAACGAAGAACACTGCAAAGACAGGACGTGATTTCCGCTGCTTGCAAAAGAGacatttttgattttttgaTAGATTTGATACCGATAGAGGAACGGATAAAattcattaatttaaatGTCAAGGGAAACTCCAAGAGGAACAACAACGGCAGCAGTAGCAGTGGTAATGGCAGTGGTGACGGTAGCCAGGGTGGAGGCAATCATGGCGGTGGAAACCTCGGAAGCGGTAACCACGGCAGTGACAATTACGGCAATGGCAATTACGGCAATGACAATTACGGCAATGACAATCACGGCGGTGACAACCACGGCAATGACAACCACAGAGTCGATTTCGACACCGTGAAGCAGTACTACAACCTGTATTCGTCGGCTTGCAACGATAAGGGCTCCGTGAGCATGCAGGCGCTCAATGCGGAGCTTGCCGAAATGGCGGAACTAGCGGAGAAGGAGTTAAATGCGGCGAATGCGGTGACGGCCGCTAACCTGGCAACAGAGAACGGGATGGGCGCGAACGGGATGGGCGCGAACGGGATGGGCGCAAACCGGATAGCCGCAAACGGGATAGCCGCAAACGGGATAACCGCAAACGGGACAATCGCCAACATGGCAAACCTGCGCGACGTGGCGCAAGAATTCGAAGCCAATTTAAATGCCTTGTACAAGAGCAACGACCCAGATAACGCGTCAACGCCGCCACCCAACCACGCTGCCAACATTGCAAACAACCTGTTCCTCAGTTTTAATCAAAACAGTCATTTGACAGAGGAGCACTCCAGCTCCAACAGCAATCACGGAGGGTGCATGCACAACACGAAAGGCAGCGACGAGACGCATCGCAACAGTCTCAATAGCAGTGGAAACCAGTACACACAAGTAAGCGGAATAACTAAGTACAACAGCAGAGGCAGTTGCAGTAGTAACAACCAGGGATCAACAAGTGAGCATTTCGGGAACAACAGCATTAATGCAAACCATGTCAATTTCAAATACTATTCATCCCTTAACGATAATATGGCCAGGCAGTCCAAGCAAGAGTATATAAACAACATACTCAACGAGTCAAGCAATCTCTACCATGAGATGCACCAAAATATTCCCATAAGTAGAACAGTGAATATACCTAGTACTCTACAGAACAAGGACCTTAACAGTGGAAACATCCCATCCTACCAGAAATTGCAGGaactgaaaaataaattcggATATTCTATGCAGACAGGGAATATTCCCAATGTATCCAATGTCTCCAATATTTCTAACGTCTCcaatttgtcaattttgtcaAACGTTTCTAATTTGTCTAACTTGTCTAACGTGTCCAACGTATCTAATGATAATGGCTATATTGGTGATAATGAATACATGGGAAATATCCATTTGAACCCTAATTTGCACCTCACTTCGTTATCATCTTCGTATAATGCAATGCCGTCAACACACCATGCGATGGCTCAGTACAACATGGTGAACAACGACGATATGAGGAAGCCAAAGGTCGGTGCGCACAAGCAGGTCCTGCAGGTGCAAAACACTCGGGATGTAAACACGCGGGATGTCAACATGTGGGATGTACAGCCACAGGATGCACACCCCAACGGAGTGAGCGCCAACTACCAACGACACCAATCCGGAAAGAGCGATGACAAATCAAGTGACGATATGAACCCTCAGCAAAGTTACGTCTACAATTACCACCACCCTGGATGTAACAAAATGGGTCTCAACGTAGTCAGCAGCCATATTCTCAATGGTAACCTCATGAACAATATGCAAAACGTATGTTTAAACGATTCAATCGTTCCAAGAAACAACACCCCtctgaaccctgaaccctcCTGCTCGTCCTCCCTGGAGCATAGAAATGCTCAAAACGGTGAACTGCCCAAAATGATGGCAACACAAATGATAACCAACAGCCAAATTAACACCTTCGACAAAAATAggaactcaaaaaaaaataatcgcaGCAAACAAGGCAATATTCTTTTAAACGATTGTAACAGTCTCCCAGCAAACCGAACAAATGACATGATGAGTTTAAACAGTATTCCCACGAAGTCAAATATAGAGATAAATAAAGACatgataaataattatttcaaattGAATAATAATGGCATTACTGCCACCAGCACCACTACATCTACCGCCGCCACCACGGCGGCCACCAATATCAGCGCTATTCAGAATCGCAAAGGTCATGGGAACCACAGCGCACACAAGGGGAACAGCTCACTTGTGGGTGATAACCGAATAAGTGATGGTCTGCTACACGAAGGGTTACTCACCGAGGGATTGCTCAGTGATGGGCTTCTCAGCGAGGGGTTACTCAGCGAGGGGATGCTTAACGATGGGGCGCTCAACGATGGGACGCTCAACGATGGGATGCTTAACGATGGAATGCTTAACGATGGAATGCTTAACGATGGATTGCTTAACGATGGGATGCTTAACGAGGAGCTGCTCAACGAGGGAGTGCGCAACGAAGACCTGATGAGCGAAGACTTGCTCAACGAAGATATGATCAACGATGGACATATAAATAGCGGCCGCCTGAAGAACAGCATGTTGAACAGCGCCCA CCGAATGGCCGACCAATTCAGTGGACAGCTGAACATCCAACCAAACAGCAACATGAGTGCACCCATGAACAAACAGATAAATGCCAGAATGGCCGAAAACGGATTGaacgaaattttaaataactcAGAAAATACAGTGGCAAAAAATACCGCCATAAATATGATTAATCAAAATATAGACAACAGCGTCTCACATAACCATTTAAGTAACATCGTGCCAAACATGAAACCCACTGCTCAACAAAACGTGAAGCTAAATGTGCACTCCAAAATGTACGTGAACCCTAATGCTCAGGGCGTTTCTTCTTATCAGCCGACTCACCAATACTCTgcgcaagaaaaaaattatgcttgTAATTATAACCCGCAGCAATATCACAGCAAcaaggtgaaggaaaaaacgcaCTCCTTTTTGTAA
- a CDS encoding ubiquinol cytochrome c oxidoreductase (putative), which translates to MKSIRSFDLLIKGRIFLKRNELNKISKRTFGGTFNHNIKENDRVPAASENPSYKNLFDHADDIKLWEIEEKENICHKRVEDLSELVEPSNHPHQYEGIFVRTRYAHYNQTAEPVFPKKPNLEKGELASGANVTRTDVWHNPNEPAVVSVGKFEPHNFRPAGYAENAPNPDSINSDYHPDFREYRLRNGNADRRTFMYFISASYFFIMSSIMRSTICKSVHFFWISKDLVAEGTTELDMRTVSPGEHVVIKWRGKPIFVKHRTPEDIQRAREDDKLVETMRDPQLDSDRTIKPEWLVNIGVCTHLGCIPAPGGNYSGYFCPCHGSHYDNSGRVRQGPAPSNLEVPPYEFIDENTIKIGQIFVATKQAILLKHHAMYI; encoded by the exons atgaaaagtataAGGAGTTTTGACCTTTTAATAAAGGggagaatatttttaaaaagaaacgaaTTGAACAAAATAAGCAAGAGGACCTTTGGTGGAACCTTCAATCACAacataaaagaaaacgaTCGAGTACCAGCAGCCTCAGAAAATCcaagttataaaaatttgttcgaTCATGCAGATGATATAAAGCTGTGGGAAAtagaagagaaggaaaatatttgccACAAGAGAGTGGAAGATTTATCCGAGTTGGTCGAACCGTCAAATCATCCACATCAGTATGAAGGTATATTTGTGAGGACCAGATATGCTCATTATAACCAAACAGCTGAACccgtttttccaaaaaaaccAAATTTAGAGAAAGGTGAATTAGCTAGTGGAGCTAATGTAACAAGAACAGATGTATGGCATAACCCTAACGAACCTGCTGTCGTTTCAGTGGGTAAATTTGAACCACATAATTTTCGACCAGCTGGTTATGCTGAAAATGCACCCAACCCAGATAGTATAAACTCAGATTATCATCCAGATTTTAGAGAGTATAGATTAAGAAATGGAAATGCGGATAGAAGAAcctttatgtattttataagtGCGTCCTACTTCTTTATCATGTCGTCAATTATGAGATCAACGATATGTAAATCTGTGCACTTCTTTTGGATCTCCAAAGATTTAGTTGCAGAAGGAACTACAGAATTAGATATGAGGACAGTAAGCCCTGGAGAACACGTTGTAATAAAGTGGAGAGGGAAGCCAATTTTTGTTAAGCATCGAACTCCTGAGGACATTCAGAGAGCTAGGGAGGACGACAAATTGGTGGAAACTATGAGAGACCCTCAATTAGATTCTGATCGAACTATTAAACCTGAGTGGTTGGTTAATATAGGGGTGTGTACACATTTAGGTTGCATTCCAGCCCCCGGTGGAAATTACAGCGGCTACTTTTGCCCTTGTCATGGTTCCCATTATGACAATTCTGGCAGAGTTCGCCAGGGCCCCGCGCCCTCCAATTTGGAGGTCCCCCCTTACGAGTTTATTGACGAGAATACGATCAAGATCGG GCAAATTTTTGTTGCAACAAAACAGGCCATTCTTTTAAAACACCATgccatgtatatataa